A stretch of the Gossypium hirsutum isolate 1008001.06 chromosome D07, Gossypium_hirsutum_v2.1, whole genome shotgun sequence genome encodes the following:
- the LOC107954160 gene encoding BTB/POZ domain-containing protein At3g44820, which produces MAPAKVSGFYKHGNDWFFNAGLPSDLTIIVDGVNFHLHKFPLMSKCGKIASIFEELKSTHDKTFTTKLEEFPGGPDAFLFAAKFCYGIRVEFTARNIIMVYCAADFLEMTDEYGEDNLLLKSENFLHKNVLRNWKDCILALQSCESCMPRAEKLYILKKCLNAVSMMVCTDPSLFGWPMVMYGSLQSPGGSILWNGINTGARIRSAESDWWFEDISYFSVGLFERLIKTMEGRGIRCELLAGAIMYYARKYLPGLGRWQSVQGGKARTVASFSLTPVAVDQKVLLESIEMLLPKKKGKSFCRFLLGLLRVASILGVNQTCQDSLERRIGMQLELASLDGLLIPSYSDSDTLYNTDCVERIVHHFVSLESGLTLFSPPSLDLESSPSSEPLRKVARLMDSYIAEVASDVNLKPGKLRTLAEVLPESSRPLHDGLYRALDIYFKAHPWLSDGEKEKLCNIIDYQKLSVDACAHASQNERLPLRVILQVLFFEQMHLRMALAGCLNVLEAESAPTGQGEIAGNATAGQIVQRDGWVTVVRENRVLKVDMEKMRSRVGELEEEFSKIKQEMKRVTKSHSSLSSPRVVARKFGCKLLAKSSDAQTDVAGSTGPTPRPSVEKACSSRNSRHRKSFSLF; this is translated from the exons ATGGCACCTGCCAAGGTTTCTGGGTTTTACAAACATGGAAATGACTG GTTTTTTAATGCGGGGTTGCCAAGTGATTTAACCATTATAGTGGATGGTGTGAACTTCCATCTTCATAAG TTTCCTCTCATGTCGAAATGTGGGAAGATCGCTTCCATCTTTGAAGAACTAAAGAGTACCCACGATAAGACTTTTACCACAAAGCTTGAAGAATTCCCTGGTGGCCCAGACGCTTTTTTGTTTGCAGCAAAATTTTGCTATGGCATTCGAGTGGAATTTACAGCAAGAAATATAATAATGGTCTACTGTGCCGCTGACTTCCTTGAGATGACGGATGAGTATGGGGAAGATAATTTACTTTTGAAGTCTGAGAACTTCCTCCACAAAAATGTACTTCGCAACTGGAAGGATTGTATATTGGCTTTACAAAGTTGCGAGTCATGCATGCCGAGGGCAGAAAAGCTCTACATATTAAAGAAATGTTTGAATGCTGTATCCATGATGGTTTGTACGGATCCTAGTTTGTTCGGTTGGCCTATGGTGATGTACGGTAGCCTACAGAGCCCTGGTGGAAGCATTCTATGGAATGGAATAAACACTGGGGCGAGAATAAGAAGTGCAGAATCTGATTGGTGGTTTGAAGACATCTCATATTTCAGTGTAGGTTTATTTGAAAGACTCATTAAAACAATGGAAGGAAGGGGTATAAGATGTGAACTTCTAGCAGGTGCCATAATGTACTATGCAAGAAAGTATCTACCAGGTCTGGGCCGATGGCAGAGCGTGCAGGGTGGCAAAGCCAGGACAGTTGCAAGTTTTAGCCTGACTCCCGTCGCTGTTGATCAGAAAGTTTTATTGGAAAGCATTGAAATGCTTCTTCCAAAAAAGAAGGGCAAGTCCTTCTGCCGGTTTTTACTTGGACTTCTTCGTGTTGCATCGATATTAGGTGTCAATCAAACATGCCAGGATTCTTTGGAGAGGAGAATTGGAATGCAATTGGAACTGGCTAGCCTCGATGGTCTTTTGATTCCTTCATACTCAGATTCTGATACCCTATATAATACTGATTGTGTTGAACGGATCGTCCATCATTTTGTGTCCTTGGAGTCAGGGTTAACATTATTTTCACCACCATCATTAGACCTAGAGTCATCACCATCATCTGAACCCTTAAGAAAAGTTGCCAGGTTAATGGATAGTTATATTGCAGAAGTTGCTTCTGATGTAAATTTGAAACCCGGAAAGTTACGTACTCTTGCAGAGGTCCTTCCAGAATCTTCAAGACCTTTGCATGATGGGCTATACAGAGCACTGGACATTTATTTCAAG GCGCATCCTTGGCTTTCAGATGGAGAGAAGGAAAAACTTTGCAATATCATCGACTACCAGAAACTTTCCGTTGATGCTTGTGCCCATGCTTCCCAAAATGAAAGACTGCCACTCAGAGTCATTCTGCAAGTCTTGTTCTTTGAGCAGATGCATTTAAGAATGGCTTTAGCCGGCTGTCTCAATGTCTTGGAAGCTGAAAGTGCCCCTACAGGTCAAGGGGAGATAGCTGGTAATGCGACAGCTGGCCAGATCGTGCAAAGAGATGGATGGGTGACAGTTGTACGTGAAAACCGAGTTTTAAAGGTGGATATGGAAAAAATGAGGTCTCGAGTAGGAGAGCTTGAAGAGGAATTCAGTAAAATAAAGCAAGAGATGAAAAGGGTGACAAAATCACATAGCTCACTCAGTTCACCCCGTGTAGTTGCCCGGAAATTTGGATGCAAGCTCCTTGCAAAATCCTCAGATGCTCAAACAGATGTTGCTGGAAGCACGGGACCAACTCCAAGACCATCAGTCGAGAAGGCTTGTTCTTCTCGTAATTCCAGGCATCGGAAAAGTTTCTCCCTGTTTTGA